A single genomic interval of Burkholderia sp. HI2500 harbors:
- a CDS encoding (2Fe-2S)-binding protein, producing the protein MTTAQTAATAASASAAATGASAPSAASAAPASAPAAAVPASAPAAVERPLVRFQSKPLSININGKSVGPMQVPEGLMMIEFLHEYAGLTGSRLGCGQGICHACVVIVDKPDGTSEEMRTCITGAHFFHGRSIRTIEGHAKRNEAGEVVELSPIQQKFLEHFSFQCGYCTPGFVNAATVLIERLKREPIAKADVERTITEALDAHLCRCTGYVRYYEAVKDVVLTTPGLVKDAA; encoded by the coding sequence ATGACGACCGCCCAAACCGCGGCTACGGCCGCGAGCGCCAGCGCCGCTGCGACCGGCGCTTCCGCGCCGAGCGCGGCTTCGGCCGCACCGGCATCGGCCCCGGCCGCGGCCGTGCCGGCTTCGGCACCGGCTGCCGTCGAGCGTCCGCTCGTCCGGTTCCAGTCGAAACCGCTGTCGATCAATATCAACGGCAAGTCCGTCGGCCCGATGCAGGTGCCGGAAGGGCTGATGATGATCGAGTTCCTGCACGAATACGCGGGCCTCACCGGTTCGCGGCTCGGCTGCGGGCAGGGCATCTGCCACGCGTGCGTCGTGATCGTCGACAAGCCGGACGGCACGAGCGAGGAAATGCGCACCTGCATCACCGGCGCGCACTTCTTCCACGGCCGCTCGATCCGCACGATCGAAGGCCACGCGAAGCGCAACGAAGCGGGCGAAGTGGTCGAGCTGTCGCCGATCCAGCAGAAGTTCCTCGAGCACTTCAGCTTCCAGTGCGGCTACTGCACGCCGGGCTTCGTCAACGCGGCGACCGTGCTGATCGAACGCCTGAAGCGCGAGCCGATCGCGAAGGCCGACGTCGAGCGCACGATCACCGAGGCGCTCGATGCGCACCTCTGCCGCTGCACGGGCTATGTCCGCTACTACGAAGCCGTCAAGGACGTGGTGCTGACGACGCCGGGACTCGTGAAGGACGCCGCATGA
- a CDS encoding cytochrome c, producing the protein MKRTFAHRVARAAGLPALAAACALLLAACGGHDAPASNAASGAPGADPIARGRYLVKAADCAACHTAKDGAPFAGGAPLESPFGTFYGSNITPDKDHGIGSWSADDFYAALHDGKAPGKRLYPSMPYTSYRQLTRADSDAMYAYLKTVKPVALENREHELKFPYNLRFGMVFWDMVFLKDSLPDASTGQSADWQRGRYLAGALGHCAECHTPRAFTGQLDSAKPFAGAALGRVAAPDITPAGLAARGWTGADLQTFFGVGIAPQGSAFGEMYPVVHLSTQTMTKDDLRALSVYLLGDTPPAPQPVKPVSADAAQLAAGRSVYLAVCAGCHGFNGEGKPHVAVPMNGNSTVRQGDPRNLLVAMLDGIGEQKFAGFENLQPMPGFAHTLSDDELAQLANYLRATWGGQPASVTPADVKAMR; encoded by the coding sequence ATGAAACGCACATTCGCTCATCGTGTCGCGCGGGCTGCGGGCTTGCCCGCGCTCGCGGCCGCCTGCGCGTTGCTGCTCGCCGCATGCGGCGGCCACGACGCACCGGCCTCGAACGCGGCTTCCGGCGCACCGGGTGCCGACCCGATCGCGCGCGGCCGCTACCTCGTCAAGGCCGCCGACTGCGCGGCGTGCCACACCGCGAAGGACGGCGCACCGTTCGCCGGCGGCGCGCCCCTCGAATCGCCGTTCGGCACGTTCTACGGCTCGAACATCACGCCCGACAAGGATCACGGGATCGGCAGCTGGAGCGCGGACGATTTCTACGCCGCGCTGCATGACGGCAAGGCGCCGGGCAAGCGCCTGTATCCGTCGATGCCGTACACGTCGTACCGTCAGCTCACGCGCGCCGATTCCGACGCGATGTACGCGTACCTGAAGACCGTCAAGCCGGTCGCCCTGGAAAACCGCGAGCACGAGCTGAAGTTCCCGTACAACCTGCGTTTCGGGATGGTCTTCTGGGACATGGTGTTCCTGAAGGACAGCCTGCCCGATGCGTCGACCGGCCAGTCCGCCGACTGGCAGCGCGGCCGCTATCTGGCGGGTGCGCTCGGCCATTGCGCGGAATGCCATACGCCGCGCGCGTTCACGGGCCAGCTCGACAGCGCGAAGCCGTTCGCCGGCGCCGCGCTCGGCCGCGTGGCCGCGCCCGACATCACGCCGGCCGGTCTCGCCGCGCGCGGCTGGACGGGCGCCGACCTGCAGACGTTCTTCGGCGTCGGCATCGCGCCGCAAGGCTCGGCGTTCGGCGAGATGTACCCGGTCGTGCATCTGAGCACCCAGACCATGACGAAGGACGACCTGCGCGCGCTGTCCGTGTACCTGCTCGGCGATACGCCGCCCGCGCCGCAACCGGTGAAGCCGGTGTCGGCCGACGCCGCGCAGCTCGCGGCCGGCCGCTCGGTGTATCTCGCGGTCTGCGCGGGTTGCCACGGCTTCAACGGTGAAGGCAAGCCGCACGTGGCGGTGCCGATGAACGGCAATTCGACGGTGCGCCAGGGCGACCCGCGCAACCTGCTGGTCGCGATGCTCGACGGCATCGGCGAGCAGAAGTTTGCCGGGTTCGAGAACCTGCAGCCGATGCCCGGTTTCGCGCACACGCTGAGCGACGACGAACTCGCGCAGCTCGCGAACTACCTGCGTGCGACGTGGGGCGGCCAGCCCGCGAGCGTCACGCCGGCCGACGTGAAGGCCATGCGTTAA
- a CDS encoding xanthine dehydrogenase family protein molybdopterin-binding subunit produces MKNHGLSRRGFLKASVLAGVAVYVAPLGSRAFAALFEEKLLTPVKWDSVTGIPQFRIDGIAKVTGSKVFARDVRAADMPHWPQQQSHALILRVTQADRTYEGFDLSLLGDDLKPDRVVTADDLVRDGVAFPTFYGDDMLLPAGKTPAYLGHAVAILIYHDFARFRFAKNALKFRDDVIRYGAVTGPLERDPWGTFRYVRVGGKTAYDDDVYSSLKDAPIFPSMMRKHLPVWPDGKEHGKLDEQGMFLAGQIASELDHPSADWLVFDREYNTQSVDTSALEPDNANCWYDTPTQSLHLVVPTQSPLEVAENAAAMVAKCRFPVKKLFVHPCYTVGYGSKDHFNVPFYGLVCALYADGRPVRFANDRYEQFQTSLKRHAFKMHYRIAVDRNTGLLQSFKGDFEANGGGRSNFSPSVAMVGATAAQSIYYFPKSDLAAVAIASRAIDAGSARGYGTLQSMAATEMAVDEIAAQLNIDPIDFRLRNALRSGMKNTQGAIPAGALRVDEVLERSKQHPLWTRRAARKAEYEAAHPGKRYGVGFACVQKDFGTGAEASFAKVEFDENGKVSLQHTAAEIGTGMSTSQAVAVAKWLGRPATDVRVAVTEWPDLPVETSGDPYLMSQADQDRLSANPRWSPSYASPSSATNSAYYFTHSTREAARAVFRYGLWPAAMSIWTRGLGGGQAAPYTIRIEDARWVDGKLTADGLEPLSFEQLAKQAHALGLPTGAVVHVFNRWQWADAEFEVGGTVERLPIDGLSLRVGAPKTGDNGPVPGTAAPAGATTMRGTLAPTANGYRVLDRKRVFIPPTSRNNAAVTYYTAVGTLVELAVHEATGKVELLTHHSIMECGNQISPQLVSGQLQGGLAMGIGHALHEYLPLYEDGPGNGTWNFNRYQLPRASDVAVWTQTGDVLPPLSETDPPKGVAEVVMIPVVGAIVNGIAHAIGHRFTDLPVTPQKIQEVLA; encoded by the coding sequence ATGAAAAACCACGGCCTGTCACGGCGGGGTTTTCTGAAAGCCAGCGTGCTGGCGGGTGTCGCGGTGTATGTCGCGCCCCTGGGCAGCCGCGCATTCGCGGCGCTCTTCGAAGAAAAACTCCTCACCCCCGTCAAATGGGATAGCGTCACCGGCATCCCCCAATTCCGCATCGACGGCATCGCGAAGGTCACCGGCTCGAAAGTGTTCGCCCGGGACGTGCGCGCCGCCGACATGCCGCACTGGCCGCAGCAGCAGTCGCATGCGCTGATCCTGCGCGTCACGCAGGCCGACCGCACCTACGAAGGCTTCGACCTGTCGCTGCTCGGCGACGACCTGAAGCCGGACCGCGTGGTCACGGCCGACGATCTCGTGCGCGACGGCGTCGCGTTCCCGACGTTCTACGGCGACGACATGCTGCTGCCGGCCGGCAAGACGCCCGCGTATCTCGGCCATGCGGTCGCGATCCTCATCTATCACGACTTCGCGCGCTTCCGCTTCGCGAAGAACGCGCTCAAGTTCCGCGACGACGTGATCCGCTACGGCGCGGTCACGGGCCCGCTCGAGCGCGATCCGTGGGGCACCTTCCGCTATGTGCGCGTGGGCGGCAAGACGGCCTATGACGACGACGTCTATTCGAGCCTGAAGGACGCGCCGATCTTCCCGAGCATGATGCGCAAGCACCTGCCGGTGTGGCCGGACGGCAAGGAGCACGGCAAGCTCGACGAGCAGGGCATGTTCCTCGCCGGGCAGATCGCCAGCGAGCTCGACCATCCGTCGGCCGACTGGCTCGTGTTCGACCGCGAGTACAACACGCAGTCGGTCGACACGTCCGCGCTCGAACCGGACAACGCGAACTGCTGGTACGACACCCCGACGCAGTCGCTGCATCTCGTCGTGCCGACCCAGTCGCCGCTCGAAGTGGCGGAGAACGCGGCCGCGATGGTCGCGAAGTGCCGCTTCCCGGTGAAGAAGCTGTTCGTGCATCCGTGCTACACGGTCGGCTACGGTTCCAAGGATCACTTCAACGTGCCGTTCTACGGCCTCGTCTGCGCGCTGTACGCGGACGGCCGCCCGGTGCGTTTCGCGAACGACCGCTACGAGCAGTTCCAGACGTCGCTGAAGCGTCACGCGTTCAAGATGCATTACCGGATCGCGGTGGACCGCAACACGGGCCTGCTGCAGTCGTTCAAGGGCGACTTCGAGGCGAACGGCGGCGGGCGCTCGAACTTCTCGCCGTCGGTGGCGATGGTGGGCGCGACGGCCGCGCAATCGATCTATTACTTCCCGAAGAGCGACCTGGCCGCGGTCGCGATCGCGTCGCGCGCGATCGATGCCGGTTCCGCACGCGGCTACGGCACGCTGCAGAGCATGGCGGCGACCGAGATGGCGGTCGACGAGATCGCCGCGCAGCTGAACATCGACCCGATCGATTTCCGCCTGCGCAACGCGCTGCGCTCGGGGATGAAGAACACGCAGGGGGCGATTCCCGCCGGCGCGCTGCGCGTCGACGAGGTGCTCGAGCGCTCGAAGCAGCATCCGCTGTGGACGCGCCGCGCCGCGCGCAAGGCCGAATACGAGGCCGCGCATCCGGGCAAGCGCTACGGCGTCGGCTTCGCGTGCGTGCAGAAGGATTTCGGCACGGGCGCGGAAGCGTCGTTCGCGAAGGTCGAATTCGACGAGAACGGCAAGGTCTCGCTGCAGCACACGGCGGCCGAGATCGGCACCGGGATGTCGACGTCGCAGGCCGTCGCGGTCGCGAAATGGCTGGGCCGTCCGGCAACTGACGTGCGCGTGGCCGTGACCGAATGGCCGGACCTGCCGGTCGAGACCAGCGGCGATCCGTACCTCATGTCGCAGGCCGACCAGGATCGCCTGAGCGCGAACCCGCGCTGGTCGCCGAGCTATGCGTCGCCGTCGAGCGCGACGAACTCCGCGTACTACTTCACGCACAGCACGCGCGAAGCCGCGCGCGCGGTGTTCCGCTACGGCCTGTGGCCGGCGGCGATGTCGATCTGGACGCGCGGCCTCGGCGGCGGCCAGGCCGCGCCGTACACGATCCGCATCGAGGACGCGCGCTGGGTCGACGGCAAGCTGACCGCCGACGGCCTCGAGCCGCTGTCGTTCGAGCAGCTCGCGAAGCAGGCCCATGCGCTCGGCCTGCCGACCGGCGCCGTCGTGCACGTGTTCAACCGCTGGCAGTGGGCCGACGCCGAGTTCGAAGTGGGCGGCACGGTCGAGCGCCTGCCGATCGACGGGCTGTCGCTGCGTGTCGGCGCACCGAAGACGGGCGACAACGGCCCGGTGCCCGGCACCGCCGCACCGGCCGGCGCGACCACGATGCGCGGCACGCTGGCGCCGACCGCGAACGGCTACCGCGTGCTGGATCGCAAGCGCGTGTTCATTCCGCCGACGAGCCGCAACAACGCGGCCGTCACGTACTACACGGCAGTCGGCACGCTGGTCGAGCTGGCCGTGCACGAAGCGACCGGCAAGGTCGAGCTGCTCACGCACCACTCGATCATGGAATGCGGCAACCAGATTTCGCCGCAGCTCGTGTCGGGCCAGTTGCAGGGTGGTCTCGCGATGGGGATCGGCCACGCGCTGCACGAGTACCTGCCGCTCTATGAAGACGGCCCCGGCAACGGCACGTGGAACTTCAACCGTTACCAGCTGCCGCGCGCGTCCGACGTCGCCGTCTGGACGCAGACGGGCGACGTGCTGCCGCCGCTGTCCGAGACCGATCCGCCGAAGGGCGTCGCCGAAGTGGTGATGATTCCCGTCGTCGGCGCGATCGTGAACGGCATCGCGCACGCGATCGGCCATCGTTTCACCGACCTGCCGGTGACCCCGCAAAAGATTCAGGAGGTGCTCGCATGA